A part of Gossypium hirsutum isolate 1008001.06 chromosome A07, Gossypium_hirsutum_v2.1, whole genome shotgun sequence genomic DNA contains:
- the LOC107933993 gene encoding polygalacturonase-like: MALQFNFISSMLIILLLTISSAKAQEAGGVGGRGGGDGGVIDVVAKFGAKADEKTDLSKPLLDAWKEACASTSPAKIVIPKGTYFLSTATFDGPCKAPIELQVEGIVKAPADPGAFKEPKWIAFNRIENFKLSGGGVFDGQGTIAYKREGCDKHNFCGSLPINLRFDFLTNAMIQGVTTKDSKQFHVNVLGCKNITFEHFTVSAPGESPNTDGIHIGRSDGVNVLNTEIKTGDDCVSIGDGSKNLVINGVTCGPGHGISIGSLGLFKNEEPVDGVTVKNCTLTNTSNGVRIKSWPGAEPGTCSNIHFEDITVTNVSSPIIIDQKYCPWNKCKINEESKVKLSNISFKNIHGTSALPEAVKIICSATLPCENVELIDIEIMHSGPTGPAVSQCSNVKPKVSGKQNPTACSAPVLANPTSTS, from the exons atggctcttcaatttaattttatttcatccaTGTTAATAATATTACTTTTAACCATATCATCCGCTAAAGCTCAAGAAGCTGGTGGTGTTGGCGGTAGAGGAGGAGGAGATGGTGGCGTTATTGATGTTGTTGCAAAGTTTGGTGCAAAGGCAGACGAGAAAACAGATTTGAGTAAG ccaTTGTTGGATGCTTGGAAAGAAGCATGTGCCTCGACATCTCCGGCAAAAATTGTGATTCCTAAAGGGACATATTTTTTAAGTACAGCTACCTTTGATGGTCCTTGCAAGGCTCCTATTGAGCTTCAAGTTGAAGGCATTGTGAAGGCTCCAGCAGACCCTGGTGCTTTCAAGGAGCCTAAATGGATTGCCTtcaatagaattgaaaatttcaaattgtcTGGCGGAGGAGTTTTCGATGGCCAAGGAACCATTGCTTATAAAAGGGAAGGTTGCGACAAGCATAATTTTTGTGGTTCACTTCCTATT AACCTAAGGTTTGATTTTTTAACCAACGCAATGATACAAGGTGTAACTACCAAAGACAGCAAGCAATTCCACGTTAATGTTCTAGGATGCAAAAACATTACTTTTGAACATTTCACAGTATCGGCACCTGGAGAAAGCCCAAACACAGATGGGATTCACATCGGGAGATCAGATGGGGTCAATGTTCTTAACACGGAGATAAAAActggtgatgattgtgtttcaattGGAGATGGTTCCAAAAATTTGGTTATCAATGGAGTAACTTGTGGACCAGGACATGGTATCAGTATTGGCAGTCTGGGATTGTTTAAAAATGAAGAACCCGTTGATGGAGTTACTGTAAAAAATTGCACCTTGACTAATACTTCAAATGGTGTTAGAATCAAAAGTTGGCCAGGTGCTGAACCCGGTACTTGTTCGAACATTCACTTTGAGGATATTACCGTGACCAATGTCAGTTCTCCTATTATAATTGATCAGAAATATTGCCCATGGaacaaatgcaaaataaat GAAGAATCAAAAGTTAAACTAAGCAACATtagtttcaaaaacattcatGGCACTTCTGCGCTTCCAGAAGCTGTCAAGATTATTTGCAGTGCTACTTTGCCGTGTGAAAATGTGGAACTCATCGACATTGAAATTATGCACAGTGGACCGACTGGACCTGCAGTATCACAATGTTCAAATGTGAAGCCTAAAGTTAGTGGCAAACAAAATCCAACTGCATGTTCCGCCCCTGTCCTAGCAAACCCTACCTCCACCTCTTAA